Proteins from one Candidatus Omnitrophota bacterium genomic window:
- the rplL gene encoding 50S ribosomal protein L7/L12: protein MKSVMDTIEKMTVMELADLVKALEDKFGVVAASAVAAPAAGAAAGAAAAPAEEKSVFTVVLASAGANKIQVIKELRTITSLGLKEAKDLVDGAPKTVKEGATKEEADKIKKQLEAAGAKIELK from the coding sequence ATGAAAAGCGTGATGGATACCATCGAGAAGATGACCGTCATGGAGCTCGCGGACCTGGTAAAGGCTCTCGAGGATAAATTTGGCGTAGTTGCGGCCTCGGCCGTAGCGGCCCCGGCGGCGGGTGCGGCGGCAGGTGCGGCGGCGGCCCCAGCCGAAGAGAAGTCTGTATTCACGGTAGTTCTGGCAAGCGCAGGAGCCAACAAGATCCAGGTCATTAAAGAGTTGAGGACTATCACGAGCCTTGGCCTTAAAGAGGCAAAAGACTTAGTTGACGGCGCTCCAAAAACGGTCAAAGAAGGCGCGACGAAGGAAGAAGCCGACAAGATAAAGAAACAGCTTGAGGCGGCCGGCGCGAAGATAGAGCTGAAATAA